One Ahaetulla prasina isolate Xishuangbanna chromosome 1, ASM2864084v1, whole genome shotgun sequence DNA window includes the following coding sequences:
- the FBXO30 gene encoding F-box only protein 30 isoform X2: MEDLQHLHCVNCISRRCMTRSETGISCDLIGCPMVCGAVFHLCKAEEHRLLCPLERVPCLNSGFGCPFTVTRNKIAEHLETCPASVVCCTMEWNRWPVSYADRKSYENLSKDVDEIEQLDMALALQDQRMLLESLKVATMTSKTPDPVLKPREQSSVASTPDPTVANGLLPVDEESFGALYQATVETTKSLATALDILNTATSLLSSKLSILPCKRNTDCCVKEHSSMQAMVEHDSVEENSMGAVGGIKLDILNQNGQLEQNGSSDICYDTTKHYKLNMSLDNIPLCNGFHLDDSSTENLPQNEELNICNSSQFNVANSIHNASSCDKVANVCNSVPVAQVKYEIPLHSLSNGTTDHIYMSHDCNDERLQREIEQEKLRNNVFSFIPHHTYNYLANYCLSASKEDKAVDTSDLEITEDPMDLQGIDLITAALLFCLGDSPGGRGISDCRIIDGYHVDFGTQTFSLPSAILATNTMVGEIASASACDHANPQLSNPSPFQTLGLDLVLECVTRYQTKRSMFTFVCGQLFRRNEFSSHFKNVHGDIHAGLNGWMEQRCPLAYYGCTYSQRRFCPSTQGAKIIHDRHLRSFGVQPAISTVLSEPDKRCCLGLHSDNLSNLPFEVLQHIAGFLDGFSLCQLSQVSRLMRDVCGSLLQARGMVILLWEKRIYPDGSFSWQIKEKVWRFSTAFCTVNEWKFADIVSMADHLKKCSYNAVEKREEAVPLPCMCVTRELTKEGRSLRSVLKPVL; the protein is encoded by the exons ATGGAAGATCTTCAGCATTTACATTGTGTCAACTGTATTAGTCGGCGTTGTATGACCAGATCAGAAACTGGGATTTCCTGTGACTTAATTGGCTGCCCTATGGTTTGTGGAGCAGTATTTCATTTATGTAAAGCTGAAGAGCATCGCCTTTTATGTCCACTTGAACGAGTGCCTTGTCTCAACAGTGGCTTTGGCTGCCCATTTACTGTAACGCGAAATAAAATTGCTGAACATCTAGAAACCTGTCCTGCAAGTGTTGTATGCTGcactatggaatggaatagatggCCAGTCAGTTATGCAGATCGAAAATCTTATGAGAATCTAAGTAAAGATGTTGATGAAATTGAACAGTTGGATATGGCTCTTGCCCTTCAAGATCAACGGATGCTTCTTGAATCTCTCAAAGTTGCAACTATGACATCAAAAACTCCTGACCCCGTATTAAAACCCAGAGAACAATCTTCGGTTGCAAGTACCCCAGATCCTACAGTTGCAAATGGGTTATTGCCTGTTGATGAGGAATCATTTGGTGCACTTTATCAAGCCACTGTGGAAACAACCAAAAGCTTAGCTACAGCTCTAGATATTCTAAATACTGCTACCAGCTTGTTGAGTTCAAAACTCAGTATCTTACCATGTAAAAGAAACACAGATTGCTGTGTAAAAGAACACAGCAGCATGCAAGCCATGGTAGAACATGATTCTGTAGAGGAAAATAGCATGGGAGCAGTTGGTGGTATTAAGTTGGATATTTTGAATCAAAATGGACAATTAGAACAAAACGGGTCAAGTGACATTTGTTATGATACTACAAAACACTACAAACTGAATATGAGCCTTGATAATATCCCTTTATGTAATGGCTTTCATCTAGATGATTCAAGCACAGAGAATCTGCCACAGAATGAAGAACTAAATATATGTAATTCCAGTCAGTTTAATGTAGCAAATAGTATTCACAATGCATCTTCCTGTGATAAAGTAGCGAATGTTTGTAATTCAGTTCCTGTAGCACAAGTTAAATATGAAATACCTCTGCACAGCTTGTCTAATGGCACCACTGACCACATATATATGTCACATGACTGTAACGATGAACGACTACAGAGAGAAATAGAACAAGAAAAACTcagaaataatgtattttctttcatcCCTCACCATACCTACAATTACTTGGCAAATTACTGCTTATCTGCATCAAAGGAAGACAAAGCAGTAGATACATCTGATTTGGAAATAACAGAAGATCCTATGGACCTTCAGGGAATAGACTTAATCACAGCAGCATTGCTGTTTTGTCTTGGAGATTCTCCTGGTGGCAGGGGAATATCAGATTGTCGTATTATTGATGGATACCATGTTGATTTTGGGACTCAGACATTTTCTCTCCCTTCTGCAATTCTGGCCACAAATACAATGGTAGGGGAAATTGCTTCAGCATCTGCGTGTGATCATGCAAATCCGCAGCTCTCAAATCCAAGCCCTTTTCAGACTCTTGGGCTAGATCTGGTACTAGAATGTGTGACTAGATACCAAACAAAGCGTTCAATGTTTACATTTGTCTGTGGACAACTGTTTAGACGAAATGAATTTTCTTCACATTTTAAGAATGTACACGGTGATATTCATGCTGGCCTAAATGGCTGGATGGAGCAGCGATGTCCTTTGGCATATTATGGATGTACATATTCTCAGCGCAGATTTTGTCCTTCAACACAAGGAGCAAAAATTATTCATGATCGGCATCTACGGTCCTTTGGGGTTCAGCCTGCTATATCGACTGTGCTGTCAGAGCCTGATAAGAGATGCTGCTTAGGGCTTCATAGTGACAATCTGAGTAATCTTCCTTTTGAGGTCCTACAACACATTGCAGGTTTTCTAGATGGTTTCAGTTTATGTCAGCTTTCACAAGTGTCAAGATTAATGAGGGATGTGTGCGGAAGCTTACTTCAGGCACGTGGAATGGTTATCCTGTTATGGGAAAAGAGAATATATCCAGATGGAAGTTTTTCAtggcaaataaaagaaaag GTATGGCGATTCAGCACGGCTTTTTGTACTGTAAATGAATGGAAATTTGCGGACATTGTAAGCATGGCTGATCATTTGAAGAAATGCAGTTACAATGCTGTAGAGAAACGGGAGGAAGCTGTGCCACTGCCATGTATGTGTGTCACAAGAGAACTAACAAAAGAAGGACGGTCATTGCGCTCAGTCTTGAAGCCTGTACTTTAA
- the FBXO30 gene encoding F-box only protein 30 isoform X1, producing MPAMTSSEEKTEPATMEDLQHLHCVNCISRRCMTRSETGISCDLIGCPMVCGAVFHLCKAEEHRLLCPLERVPCLNSGFGCPFTVTRNKIAEHLETCPASVVCCTMEWNRWPVSYADRKSYENLSKDVDEIEQLDMALALQDQRMLLESLKVATMTSKTPDPVLKPREQSSVASTPDPTVANGLLPVDEESFGALYQATVETTKSLATALDILNTATSLLSSKLSILPCKRNTDCCVKEHSSMQAMVEHDSVEENSMGAVGGIKLDILNQNGQLEQNGSSDICYDTTKHYKLNMSLDNIPLCNGFHLDDSSTENLPQNEELNICNSSQFNVANSIHNASSCDKVANVCNSVPVAQVKYEIPLHSLSNGTTDHIYMSHDCNDERLQREIEQEKLRNNVFSFIPHHTYNYLANYCLSASKEDKAVDTSDLEITEDPMDLQGIDLITAALLFCLGDSPGGRGISDCRIIDGYHVDFGTQTFSLPSAILATNTMVGEIASASACDHANPQLSNPSPFQTLGLDLVLECVTRYQTKRSMFTFVCGQLFRRNEFSSHFKNVHGDIHAGLNGWMEQRCPLAYYGCTYSQRRFCPSTQGAKIIHDRHLRSFGVQPAISTVLSEPDKRCCLGLHSDNLSNLPFEVLQHIAGFLDGFSLCQLSQVSRLMRDVCGSLLQARGMVILLWEKRIYPDGSFSWQIKEKVWRFSTAFCTVNEWKFADIVSMADHLKKCSYNAVEKREEAVPLPCMCVTRELTKEGRSLRSVLKPVL from the exons ATGCCAGCTATGACCTCATCTGAAGAAAA AACTGAACCTGCCACCATGGAAGATCTTCAGCATTTACATTGTGTCAACTGTATTAGTCGGCGTTGTATGACCAGATCAGAAACTGGGATTTCCTGTGACTTAATTGGCTGCCCTATGGTTTGTGGAGCAGTATTTCATTTATGTAAAGCTGAAGAGCATCGCCTTTTATGTCCACTTGAACGAGTGCCTTGTCTCAACAGTGGCTTTGGCTGCCCATTTACTGTAACGCGAAATAAAATTGCTGAACATCTAGAAACCTGTCCTGCAAGTGTTGTATGCTGcactatggaatggaatagatggCCAGTCAGTTATGCAGATCGAAAATCTTATGAGAATCTAAGTAAAGATGTTGATGAAATTGAACAGTTGGATATGGCTCTTGCCCTTCAAGATCAACGGATGCTTCTTGAATCTCTCAAAGTTGCAACTATGACATCAAAAACTCCTGACCCCGTATTAAAACCCAGAGAACAATCTTCGGTTGCAAGTACCCCAGATCCTACAGTTGCAAATGGGTTATTGCCTGTTGATGAGGAATCATTTGGTGCACTTTATCAAGCCACTGTGGAAACAACCAAAAGCTTAGCTACAGCTCTAGATATTCTAAATACTGCTACCAGCTTGTTGAGTTCAAAACTCAGTATCTTACCATGTAAAAGAAACACAGATTGCTGTGTAAAAGAACACAGCAGCATGCAAGCCATGGTAGAACATGATTCTGTAGAGGAAAATAGCATGGGAGCAGTTGGTGGTATTAAGTTGGATATTTTGAATCAAAATGGACAATTAGAACAAAACGGGTCAAGTGACATTTGTTATGATACTACAAAACACTACAAACTGAATATGAGCCTTGATAATATCCCTTTATGTAATGGCTTTCATCTAGATGATTCAAGCACAGAGAATCTGCCACAGAATGAAGAACTAAATATATGTAATTCCAGTCAGTTTAATGTAGCAAATAGTATTCACAATGCATCTTCCTGTGATAAAGTAGCGAATGTTTGTAATTCAGTTCCTGTAGCACAAGTTAAATATGAAATACCTCTGCACAGCTTGTCTAATGGCACCACTGACCACATATATATGTCACATGACTGTAACGATGAACGACTACAGAGAGAAATAGAACAAGAAAAACTcagaaataatgtattttctttcatcCCTCACCATACCTACAATTACTTGGCAAATTACTGCTTATCTGCATCAAAGGAAGACAAAGCAGTAGATACATCTGATTTGGAAATAACAGAAGATCCTATGGACCTTCAGGGAATAGACTTAATCACAGCAGCATTGCTGTTTTGTCTTGGAGATTCTCCTGGTGGCAGGGGAATATCAGATTGTCGTATTATTGATGGATACCATGTTGATTTTGGGACTCAGACATTTTCTCTCCCTTCTGCAATTCTGGCCACAAATACAATGGTAGGGGAAATTGCTTCAGCATCTGCGTGTGATCATGCAAATCCGCAGCTCTCAAATCCAAGCCCTTTTCAGACTCTTGGGCTAGATCTGGTACTAGAATGTGTGACTAGATACCAAACAAAGCGTTCAATGTTTACATTTGTCTGTGGACAACTGTTTAGACGAAATGAATTTTCTTCACATTTTAAGAATGTACACGGTGATATTCATGCTGGCCTAAATGGCTGGATGGAGCAGCGATGTCCTTTGGCATATTATGGATGTACATATTCTCAGCGCAGATTTTGTCCTTCAACACAAGGAGCAAAAATTATTCATGATCGGCATCTACGGTCCTTTGGGGTTCAGCCTGCTATATCGACTGTGCTGTCAGAGCCTGATAAGAGATGCTGCTTAGGGCTTCATAGTGACAATCTGAGTAATCTTCCTTTTGAGGTCCTACAACACATTGCAGGTTTTCTAGATGGTTTCAGTTTATGTCAGCTTTCACAAGTGTCAAGATTAATGAGGGATGTGTGCGGAAGCTTACTTCAGGCACGTGGAATGGTTATCCTGTTATGGGAAAAGAGAATATATCCAGATGGAAGTTTTTCAtggcaaataaaagaaaag GTATGGCGATTCAGCACGGCTTTTTGTACTGTAAATGAATGGAAATTTGCGGACATTGTAAGCATGGCTGATCATTTGAAGAAATGCAGTTACAATGCTGTAGAGAAACGGGAGGAAGCTGTGCCACTGCCATGTATGTGTGTCACAAGAGAACTAACAAAAGAAGGACGGTCATTGCGCTCAGTCTTGAAGCCTGTACTTTAA